In Setaria viridis chromosome 5, Setaria_viridis_v4.0, whole genome shotgun sequence, the genomic stretch GCCCATTCGGATTTCAGAGTGTCCTCGTGCCTTTAGGAAATTCGAGGATGTATACCGTCAGCCAGTAGATACTTTTGCAGGTGACTCATCAATTTATACACACTTTCATTTAACAAAATATGATGTCCTTGGTTTCACACTAAAATGCaaagcatatattttttttgttgttgaagaTGTCATAGGCGTGGTTGTATATGCGTCTGAGATCCAAGATAGGGGTGACTTCCGGAGGCGGCCTAACAGGCACGTGGTAATCATGAATCAAAGGTATGTGTATTTATGTACATATGAAATTATCTGCCATGCCATGGGTCGATCGGAATTAATGTTGTTACTTGTAGGAAAAACTTCATCATAATCCACGTGAACGACCCACACCTTCAACGCCACATATGGGAGTGGCGCCTCGCGGCTTATCAATTCAAGACATTAGCTGCCCTCCATGTCAAGATATCTACGATGCAAGGTATGACATTATCGATGAGCACTCAGTTTTGTTAATAAAATTAACAATATATTTAACCATTAATTCTTTAAATTCATGTATCTCCTTGTCTGTTTAAGTTTTTAATTCACTTTTCCCTTGCCTGTTAGGTGGAGTGACTACTACAGAttatagtcaaattattttttctccCATATGTTCTGATGCGTACGATGCGAAAGGTAACATCTTTTTGTGCTCAATAACTTCGTTTCACTGAAGTTATATAGTTTTGATCTCTGATTTTTATGCTGCAGACCTATCCAAACGGATACGCGCTGAACGGAAACAAATTACAAAGACGGCACGTGCCCTTACATTAGATATCATCAACAAGTAGTAATGCTAGGATGCTCAGCAACTCTGTGTTGTGTTTCAAAGTTTGGATGTTCGCGACATACTGAATCATATTTTTCGAGGATTTTCCTTATATGAACTTTTTAGACAGTGACCATATAACATGTTTGGTGATTCAATGGCAGCTAAGTACTCAGCTTGATGTGTTTATTGTTACCATATAACAATTTCATGAATGCGTTAAGTACTCAGCTTGATGTGTTTCAACCCTCCATTGTGTATATAACATGTTTGGTGATTCAATGGCAGTAACATGTTTGGGGAAGATGCATTTCACTTCTGTTTGGTCCAAGATCTCTCTAAAAGATGCTTGCTCTGGACTGCAGAAGAAATGTTGCGGGTGATGATTAATTGATATGTACTCCAATGCTTGTAGATCCAATGCCCTAAACATGTACTCCAAATTGGACCAGCTGTTTTAATCAAGCTGCACGTACATCCTGAGACAGCATAACCCAAATAAGGCACTATGATTCCTAACCCGGCAAATCTAAATCTACATGTACTAATATTTTTCCCCCGAAACCTAGCCTGAATGGTAAGATTGGTTCCAGCAGAATCGCATCCCAAatcactcagggtcgggcgaggcggagttccaccctcaaggggtcgggcgcatccgaccccgggagcaaggggtcgggcgcatccgaccccgggaccaagggtcgggcgtatACTCGCAATTGGACTACGGGTTGATATCATGAAATGTTAGGGGgtttttgaaaaatagcctcggactactccaacgttccgctcaggggtcggacactcccgaccccaggactcagggtcgggcgaggcggagcttcactcggggtcggacgaggcggagttccaccctcaaggggtcgggcgcatccgaccccgggaccaagggtcgggcgaggcggagttccaccctcaaggggtcaggcgcatctgATCCCAGGATCaagggaccaagggtcgggcgaggcggagttccaccctcaaggggtcaggcgcatctgATCCCAGgatcaaggggtcgggcgcatccgaccccgggaccaagggtcgggcgtatACTCggaattggactgcgggttgatatcacgaaatgtcagggttttttttgaaaaatagcctcggactactccaacgttccgctaaggggtcggacactcccgaccccaggactcagggtcgggcgaggcggagttccaccctatATGCATGCGCAAGATTTTGTGGACagtttaaaagaaaggaaagattaaaaaatcagctagctccttgcatgcatgcgccagatTTGTCAATATccttttttacaaattttgtgggcatgttaaaagaaaggaaagattaaaaaatcagctagctccttgcacatgcgcgagattttgtggacatgttaaaagaaaggaaagattaaaaaatcaactccttgcatgcatgcgcgagattttgtgggcatgttaaaagaaaggaaagattaaaaaaatccgctagctacttgcatgcatgcgccagatTTGCTAGGCCTGGTTGGAAAAAGAATTGTACTCCATCctggttccttcccttcctttttctatcagCCGCCATAACAAACTCGTTGCCACCatcgcacacgcacacgcccgAAGCAAATCTGTCGCTTGCCTCGTGCCGCCGTTGCCCGCCCTGCGCCTTCACTGACCTCCTCGCTGGGTAATTGTTGACCATCGGTACGGACGCATGCAATTCTCTTGAAGCTTTCTCATCACCTACTCCCTGACCTTGTTACTAGACCGACGCCGATCTGTTGTGAAGCTGAACGCTCGGTCGCGAACTGCACCGGAAGGTTGGAGGGTGTCGTCCGAGCGGCGGTGTTGCAGCTCAAGTGTGAGTTCTCGTTACCCTCTGTTAATCATGTTTACGTAGATTAGATCATGATTAGGCCTAACTAGACATGATTATACCAAGAGGTTGTCGGATATGGCATGTGTTATATTAATTAATCAGTTAATCATGTTCGTTATAATTAGATCATATGTATTCACAGAAAGAACTTGCCCTCCGCACTACTCAGCTGTCAGCTCAGCAAAACAAGGCTGCAGCACTTGTGTTCCTGTGTTCTCTCATGGTCAGTTGTATGTTGCTATGTCTAGAGCCACAGCTAGAACGAATATCAAGATCCTCGCCCTCCCACCTAACGCAGAGGCAGACGAGGAACATActaaaaggaaggaaaagaaaaaagcttCTAAGAAAGTGAACGGCCAGGGTAATCAAAATAACAATGAACAAAAAGGTACATcagtgaagaagaaaagggtacCAACTGTAGATGGCACGTATACGAAGAATATTGTATACAAGGAGGTTCTAACACCATAGGCGAGGTAATATAATGATTATTTGTGTGTGTCTTgcatttttcatttatttttttaaaatactaAACTCATCAATTCCATGTTTCTTGCTCTTGCTAAGTATTTAGGTTGAAGTGATTGCTTAATTTTGTCACATGATGTAACTGTATGGAAAATTCCACGTATACTGAAAAACTGGATTACATCACATGACTATACATGACGTTTGGGACGTTTGGGACATGCTAATTAGTTCAATATTTATGTTTCTTCAAACATTTCTCTGTTTCCTATGCACATCGAAAAAGTGAGTAGATATGCTTTGTTGTACGTTCCTTTGTGATTTTTACAATATACGATAATCCCATCGCACGAGAGCTTAACTCTGAGTAAGCACTTATCTTACGTACATGATGCTATAACGATGCGGCACAGCTTCTTCATCGATCTTCTAGCGCACGAAGCGAATGCctggaggacaagactaccGGGCATGGTAAAACATTTTCTTTGGCGCATCACAAGCAAAGAAATAAGATAGATAGGGGTGACATTTGGATGACCTGTATTCGTACTGTATTCGTACTTGTTCCACATAATTATTGTCCTGTTGAATCCAATCTTATATGATAtacttattttatatttatagatgttttatatttttattatcccGTTGAATCCAATATCTTGCAATATAAAAATtttgttgcccgtagcaacgcacgggtatgATCCTAGTAAGTTAAAATATTCTGAAGTACATATGTACACCGGCAAGGTGGCAACAGAACTGAGGTGTTTGGCCAAAGCAAAGCAGAGATTCTACTGGTTTTCGATGAGCACTCTAGGCTGAAACTAGGGGGAAAGTAGCAAGCAAGAAAACTTAACAGCTACAGGAGAGAGGCACAAGGTCTAATAATGTACAAATCCTGCACTGGTCCTTCACTTCTTCCTCCAATTTTTGCCCAAAATATTTGACTTTCAGAGAAGCCATGGGAGTGGAGGTGGTTACAAGACTCAGTCTTGCATGTGTAAAATGGGAAGTTTGCACAGCTTAAGACTTGATGCATGCCTGATACAAGTCAGTAGTCACTGGATGCCTGTCCTCATCATCAGCGACAAATTCATCCATGAAACAAGTGCATGCAGCAACAGTCATGGACTCCTTGGTTTGATCCGGTAGTATTTCACCCCATAGCCTATCGTGGAAGTGATTGTTGTAGTAGCTACAAGCCAACTGCAGCAGGCAAAAAAATTATTTAGCATAAAAAACATTGCAAAATACATAAACATCATTTTCTCAGCATAATGCTCATTAGACCTCTGTTGCTGCATCTTTTTAACAAGTGTCACGTATCCAGATTCAAGTGTTCTTCTGCTTTAGTATTTATTGTTTCTGCTTCAGTATTTATTGTGGGTCAGAAATTGTAAATATACCAGATTTACTGAACAAATGCTCGTCTCGGAGCTACTACTTAATTGCACCAGCCACCAGGTAAACCAATAGCCAATTAGTTCACCCTCACATAAGATTGCATGCAAGCACCAAAAGACAGGGACAGAGAAACAACAGTTGGAATATGGAAAAGGGATCACCTCAGTAGTGTAATGTAATTTTGCGTCTCCTCCGTGCCAAACTCTGGTTGCAGAAGTGCAGCTGCAACCAACATTAACTGGAATACTGTGTTTACCTGCAACCAACAATTATTATCATGCTTCCACAGATGGGCCAATAAGCTCTCAAGATCAAATGCTATATGAACCCCATACCTTGCTGATGAACAGAGGTTCGACCTTTTCACGATGAATCGCATCCAAGTTAACATATTCTGACCAACTGTTCCACTGGCACAAGAATGGTAAAGAACATTCAGCTTAATTGTAAACCAGCCACAATATACTTGCATTTCTAACAGTACCTTCCATCCCAGACTAGAAGCCCGTTTGTAGAAAGCGCCACCCACAAGGAGCAAGTCTCTCATAACAACCAGACCAACAAGACCCGCTTCAAGCAAAAAAAGTGGTATACAAGTTACTATATTAGTTAAAATCAGAACCTTCACATAAATACAAATATGGTGTAAAAAAATATGAGCTATTTTACTATAAGAAGTTTGTGTTACAAAACAAACATATTGCTGCTTGTTGATCTACTCACGATGTAAGAGCTCTTTTTGAACCATGGCTACAGCAACACAGCCAATCAAAACCTAAGCAACACCACAGAAATTGCAAATCATTTTAGCAGCACAGATAATATATAAATAAAGCTAGAAAGTGTCGGTTTGAACCTTGTCAGCCAGAGGGTCCAAATATGATCCGAAGACAGAATCGATGCCCATCTTCCTTGCTAAAAAGCCATCCAACTATGTTCAAACAAGAAAACTGAAGGAATGAGAAAAATTCTAATGCATTTTCATGATACTGAAACATGAAATTCTTACCCAATCACTTGCACCAGAGACAGCCAATGTGGCAAAGGCAGGAAGATACCATTCATTCACAATCATCCTAAAGTACATGGAGTTCATTAGAACAAAAATAGAATCGCAGACAAGAATTAAAACAATAATGTGTAGCATAGAAGGCATGATGAAACACTGAGAACAGTAAAACTGCAAATACagaacaaatgaaaaaacaGAATTAAAGATGAAGATCTTTATAACAGTGCTTTCATATTGGCATGCTAGGATACCCTATAACGAAAGGAGGATGAGCAAATCGTCAACCACCCTTCAAACATacaaaatgaactaatttgaTTTTCACAAAGATCCGGAAGATGGACACAAAAGCTAACAAACAGATGGTGTGATGGTACAGTTAAGCATAGAGATTAATGATTCTACAACTAGAATATGTCTTCAAGAATTCAAGTCATGTTGAAGCAATAAGCAAAAGATGCAGCTGATTGCCTGATTCTAACTTGCCGCACATTACACACAAGATGAGCCATTTGCATTATGAACGATCGCTTTACATGCAAACACAAAACACCCGAACTTCAGGGCTCCTTCCTGACATGTGCAAACTTGATCAGTCAAACTCAAACACATACTATATGACCATACATGACATTGAGAATGGTTCATTTAGTTAACATATTTCAACTTCAAAACACCCCAATTCTCATGCCCAAACATTTGATAACGTGTGTAGGCCTCGGTGACCAGATACCTGGCTCATTTTCTTTAGAGAATATCCTGATTCAAATTGTTGCTCTGTATCCTCTTACACCCTCCTAAACACAAATATCAATCCGTATATCCAAAATTAACTTGGCCACATGCATCGGGGAACTAAACTTGAAATTTATCCACTAAAGAAAAGCCAAACAAGCTTAACAGTAAGTATCATCATTCAGAAGCATTTGTTGCCTTTTCTGATCATGATACTTATACACCATCGACTACAATGAAACAATTAAAATGTGAGATGTTCCATCAATAGAGGCAAGCTGGGAACCAGTAGATCATGGTTATTTATTATGtattttcaaatttgaactctCTTAGCTCCAGTCCAACTGTCCACGGTGAAATCTCTAGTCAATCTATTAACAGTACAGCTCTAGCTGAAAGTAAACACAGAATGAACACTCACCATCCAATGACCGGCCCTGACACCATGCGTCCAATCGACACCAAATTGGGCGCATTCAGAAACCTCTCACCTCCACCTCCCACAATCCCCGCAGACGGCGCGtcctccgccccgcccccgGAGATCCGCCTGTGGTCCCACCGCACGGCGTCTGCGACGGcctgcgcgcggccgccggcgagggcctGGGCCCTGCGGAGCTTGGCGCGAAGGGCGGCAGCCGCGGCCGTGAGCGGCGTCGCGGACTGCGAGAGCATCCATGGTGGCGACGAGAGGAACAGCGGGCCCCCGGACCGGATGGGGACGTGGGTgtgcgccgcgccggcgaagGGGGCGGctgcgggggaggcggcggcggggctgatGGTGGTTGGGGAGGATGAGGCGAGGAAGGtgtggagggagaggaggggcctGGGGTTTGAGATCGGGGTGGTGCTCCTGCGTATGAGAGGGTTCAGGGTCTTGAGGAAGGCCATGGCCGTGGATCCCGGAGCATTGCAGTGGAGCGGCCTCGGCGgccggagtggaggaggagacCTTCTTGCGACGGGGGTTTGGACTGGACTCGGGGTTTTTGAGAAAGCAAAATTGGATCGTGTAGctctaagggcttgtttggcgGCCCGCGGCTGTGGATTTTTCGATGGAgcagttttttttcttcagcttgtctGGATGCAAAAACATTTGGCAAAATAATTTCTCCTATATGGGTAACAtggataaaaatgtgaaatgtccataatgctctttcttttttttcctttttcctttttctccgttcctttttttcctctttccttcATTTCTTTATCTCTCTTTCTTCACGCAACGCCACCCCCTACGCTAGCATCCGCTTGCATCCTTTTTTTCACCGCTTGCCTTATCCGCTCGCCCTACGCTCCAGcatgcgccgccggccacctccgccccgcgcccgccgccgccggccgtcctccggcctccctgcgcccgcgcccgtgCCATCCTCCGACCCCGTGCACCCATGGCCAAGATGGGGATTTTGGCCCCACGAAGGGGacgaagccgcggggagccccttttttgggctcctcctccctctcctggctcCTCTCAGCGAGATTTCCGGAGCTTCAGGTATGAAGCCGTTTCGTTCATcaccgtttggtagggcttctcaagaAGCCGGTGGTGAAGCCGGTTGAGAAGTCCTACCAAAAGGGGCCTAAATGTTGCAAAATGGTTAATAAGagatttttttccaattttagAACGGGTACTCTCAAAATAAAATAGCAGAGGATACACT encodes the following:
- the LOC117854559 gene encoding CDP-diacylglycerol--glycerol-3-phosphate 3-phosphatidyltransferase 1, chloroplastic, which encodes MAFLKTLNPLIRRSTTPISNPRPLLSLHTFLASSSPTTISPAAASPAAAPFAGAAHTHVPIRSGGPLFLSSPPWMLSQSATPLTAAAAALRAKLRRAQALAGGRAQAVADAVRWDHRRISGGGAEDAPSAGIVGGGGERFLNAPNLVSIGRMVSGPVIGWMIVNEWYLPAFATLAVSGASDWLDGFLARKMGIDSVFGSYLDPLADKVLIGCVAVAMVQKELLHPGLVGLVVMRDLLLVGGAFYKRASSLGWKWNSWSEYVNLDAIHREKVEPLFISKVNTVFQLMLVAAALLQPEFGTEETQNYITLLSWLVATTTITSTIGYGVKYYRIKPRSP